The following proteins are co-located in the Candidatus Accumulibacter cognatus genome:
- a CDS encoding phasin family protein, with translation MYNPIEKFTSATTFDALMTVVNTALDCVGQLAALNLQTARAVAERGHENLNTLSSVRDLSGLLALRQPMAMAAVEQSIAYSRRVYEICNESSNVFANVYEGQVGGLGRGLVETLAKSRQNLSPVVDFAVGTAKSLLSKAGQNDGRYVKLLTQDSAAIGQAAAVKLIKSC, from the coding sequence GCGCTCATGACAGTGGTCAATACCGCACTGGACTGCGTCGGCCAGTTGGCCGCATTGAATCTGCAGACGGCACGGGCTGTCGCCGAGCGCGGTCACGAAAACCTCAACACCCTCAGCTCGGTCAGGGATCTGTCGGGCCTGCTGGCCCTGCGGCAACCAATGGCCATGGCCGCCGTCGAGCAGTCGATAGCCTACTCGCGGCGTGTATACGAAATCTGCAACGAGTCGTCGAATGTCTTTGCCAATGTCTACGAAGGCCAGGTCGGTGGCCTCGGCCGCGGTCTGGTGGAGACGCTCGCCAAGAGTCGCCAGAATCTTTCACCGGTTGTCGACTTCGCGGTCGGGACTGCGAAATCGCTGCTCTCGAAGGCAGGCCAGAACGATGGCAGATACGTCAAATTGCTGACGCAGGACTCGGCAGCCATTGGTCAGGCGGCAGCAGTCAAACTGATCAAATCCTGCTGA
- a CDS encoding ArsR family transcriptional regulator codes for MTETIVAYLRANAEQLDVDMAEALNIPIVELREQIARLAASGDVICCRVTRFIDGRKIEGISCRLSCDPPTPARGRKPGVKKDDDSEVNLF; via the coding sequence ATGACTGAAACGATTGTTGCTTACCTGAGAGCCAATGCGGAGCAACTTGATGTGGATATGGCCGAGGCGCTCAATATCCCGATCGTCGAGTTACGCGAGCAGATTGCCCGGCTCGCTGCATCGGGAGACGTAATCTGTTGCAGGGTAACTCGCTTCATCGATGGCCGGAAGATCGAGGGTATCAGTTGTCGCCTCTCGTGCGATCCGCCGACGCCGGCGCGCGGGCGCAAACCGGGCGTAAAAAAGGACGACGATTCGGAGGTAAACCTGTTTTAA
- a CDS encoding 2,3-bisphosphoglycerate-independent phosphoglycerate mutase yields the protein MLQKSAFFPGIQGPIVTIVMDGYGIAKSDVGSAIAAARKPTLDHLFANHPNITLRAHGTAVGMPSDEDMGNSEVGHNAIGAGQVYSQGASLVAEAIASGSIWQGAAWQQIIAGAKAGRGVIHFIGLFSDGNVHSHIDHLRAMILRANEEGVPVVRIHILIDGRDVPETSALEYVLPFEAFLAEVSRDGFDARIASGGGRMNITMDRYEANWSMVDKGWQTHVLGKGEQYESASAAVQALRVKFPGTIDQDLPAFVIASDGRPVGTIEDGDSVVFFNFRGDRSIEITRAFEEAGFDKFDRVRMPRVTYAGMLQYDGDLKLPKRFLVDPPAILDTMGEWFAKSGITQFACSETQKFGHVTYFWNGNRSNKFDGETYQEVSSDVVPFEQRPWMKAAEIADAMIEALQSGQYRTLRCNFANGDMVGHTGSFRAATMAIEAVDLQLARILPVVKALGGVALITADHGNADEMYEIDKKTRQPAQNPDGSFKAKTSHTLNPVPLILYDAVTGGKLGLRPLPGAGLSNIAATITHLLGFEKHAKWDESLLEVRQG from the coding sequence ATGTTGCAGAAGTCTGCCTTTTTCCCTGGTATTCAGGGCCCGATCGTGACGATCGTCATGGATGGCTACGGCATTGCCAAATCCGATGTCGGCAGCGCGATTGCGGCTGCCAGAAAGCCGACCCTCGATCATCTTTTCGCCAACCACCCGAACATCACCTTGCGCGCCCATGGCACCGCTGTCGGCATGCCTTCCGACGAAGACATGGGCAATTCCGAGGTCGGTCACAATGCCATCGGTGCAGGCCAGGTTTACAGCCAGGGCGCTTCGCTGGTCGCTGAGGCCATTGCCTCCGGCTCGATATGGCAAGGCGCTGCCTGGCAGCAGATCATTGCCGGGGCCAAGGCCGGACGTGGGGTAATCCACTTCATCGGCCTGTTTTCCGACGGCAATGTGCACAGCCACATCGATCACTTACGAGCGATGATCCTGCGCGCCAACGAGGAAGGCGTGCCGGTCGTGCGGATTCACATTCTGATCGATGGGCGTGACGTTCCCGAGACCAGCGCGCTCGAATATGTGTTGCCTTTCGAGGCCTTCCTCGCCGAAGTCAGCCGCGATGGCTTCGATGCCCGCATTGCCTCGGGCGGTGGCCGCATGAACATCACCATGGACCGCTACGAAGCGAACTGGAGCATGGTCGACAAAGGTTGGCAGACGCACGTTCTTGGCAAAGGCGAGCAGTACGAGAGCGCGTCGGCAGCAGTGCAGGCACTGCGCGTCAAGTTCCCGGGAACGATTGACCAGGATCTGCCGGCATTCGTCATCGCCAGTGATGGCCGACCCGTAGGGACCATCGAGGATGGCGATTCAGTAGTCTTTTTCAACTTCCGTGGCGATCGCTCGATCGAGATCACGCGTGCTTTCGAAGAAGCGGGTTTCGACAAGTTCGATCGTGTCCGCATGCCCCGTGTGACCTATGCCGGAATGCTGCAATACGATGGCGACCTCAAGCTTCCCAAGCGCTTCCTGGTCGATCCGCCGGCCATCCTCGATACCATGGGCGAGTGGTTTGCCAAATCCGGCATTACCCAGTTTGCCTGTTCCGAAACACAAAAATTCGGGCACGTGACCTATTTCTGGAATGGCAACCGCTCAAATAAATTTGACGGCGAGACCTACCAGGAAGTGTCCAGCGACGTGGTGCCCTTCGAACAGAGACCGTGGATGAAGGCTGCGGAGATTGCCGACGCAATGATCGAAGCCCTGCAGAGCGGCCAGTACCGGACCTTGCGCTGCAATTTTGCGAATGGCGACATGGTCGGCCACACGGGCAGTTTCCGTGCAGCAACCATGGCCATCGAGGCCGTGGATCTGCAACTGGCGCGCATCCTGCCGGTCGTCAAGGCGCTCGGTGGTGTGGCGCTGATTACCGCTGACCACGGAAACGCCGACGAAATGTACGAAATCGACAAGAAGACCAGACAACCGGCACAGAACCCGGACGGATCCTTCAAGGCCAAGACCTCACACACCCTCAATCCGGTGCCGTTGATCCTCTATGACGCAGTCACTGGCGGCAAACTGGGTCTCAGGCCGTTGCCCGGCGCTGGTCTGTCGAACATCGCCGCGACGATCACCCACCTGCTCGGCTTCGAGAAGCACGCCAAGTGGGATGAAAGCCTGCTGGAGGTCAGACAGGGATAA
- a CDS encoding cation-transporting P-type ATPase has translation MQVSGPCLRVLDGSGSKLSDRPGETISWHGLPADEAATRLAASFAEGLAETEVASRRAAHGENRITAKPGRGPLLRFALQFVQPLVLVLLLAGVVTAILGEWVDSGVIFGVTLINAVIGFVQEGHAENALAALARSLASEVTVLRGGCKQRLASTMLVPGDIVLLAAGDKVPADLRLFRAKDLQAIESALTGESAAVAKHEETLPEDTLLAERCNMAYAGTVMISGQGAGVVVATGDHTETGRISRLIAEAPDLTTPLTRKMTVFSNWLLIAIGLLAMLTFAVGMGRGESAFSMFMAAVALAVGAIPEGLPAAMTITLAIGVSRMAKRRAIIRKLPAVETLGSATVICSDKTGTLTENQMTVREIYAGGVRTTVSGSGYAPNGKIGEGQQIDGALRECLLAGVLCNDAELCKNNRHWEVVGDPTEGALLVVARKAGLDERTLQKLFPRIDEIPFDSARQYMATRHEIQGVHFAYFKGALERLLPRSVSMLDCEGLTIPLRNDEIELAASSMAAEGLRVLAVARLVIGAACSLDAASAGTGLQFIGLLGMVDPPRPKAITAVKACHRAGIVVKMITGDHAGTALSIARQVGIAKAGERALTGRELAALDDEALRGVLRTVNVYARVEPEQKLRLVRALQANGEIVAMTGDGVNDAPALKQANIGIAMGLAGTEVAKDAADMVLTDDDFAAIEAAVEEGRGVYDNLVKFITWTLPTNFGEGLVIMAAIVAGATLPITPLQILWINMTTAVFLGLMLAFEPIEHAVMHRPPRPPETPILDAALVWRIVLVSVLLLAGSFGLFLRELAQGHSLAEARTVAVNVFVVVETMYLFNCRSLTRSARRVGLFSNRALWYGVLIMVLLQISLTYLPLMNRLFATAAIGWLEWLEILSVGLLAYLVVGIDKQVRGHR, from the coding sequence ATGCAGGTCAGCGGTCCTTGTCTTCGGGTTCTGGATGGTTCGGGTAGCAAGCTGAGCGATCGACCCGGCGAAACGATTTCCTGGCATGGCCTTCCTGCCGACGAAGCGGCGACCCGCTTGGCTGCCAGTTTCGCGGAAGGGCTTGCTGAAACCGAAGTCGCCAGCCGACGTGCGGCACATGGTGAAAACCGGATTACGGCGAAGCCGGGCAGGGGGCCATTGCTGCGCTTTGCCCTGCAGTTCGTGCAGCCGCTGGTCCTGGTGCTGCTGCTGGCGGGCGTGGTGACCGCCATTCTCGGCGAATGGGTCGATTCCGGAGTGATCTTTGGCGTCACGCTGATCAACGCGGTGATCGGCTTCGTTCAGGAAGGCCATGCCGAGAATGCCCTGGCGGCACTGGCGCGTTCGCTAGCCAGCGAGGTGACTGTCCTACGTGGCGGTTGTAAACAACGTCTCGCCTCGACGATGCTGGTACCCGGCGACATCGTTCTCCTGGCGGCCGGAGACAAGGTTCCGGCCGACCTGCGTCTGTTCCGCGCGAAGGACCTGCAGGCCATCGAATCAGCACTGACCGGCGAATCGGCCGCGGTCGCCAAACACGAAGAGACACTTCCGGAAGATACGCTGCTCGCCGAGCGCTGCAACATGGCTTACGCGGGCACCGTGATGATCAGCGGACAAGGAGCCGGGGTCGTGGTGGCCACCGGTGATCACACCGAGACCGGACGCATTTCGCGGCTGATTGCCGAGGCGCCGGACTTGACCACGCCACTGACGCGCAAGATGACGGTCTTCAGCAACTGGCTGCTGATCGCCATCGGCTTGCTGGCGATGCTGACCTTCGCCGTCGGCATGGGGCGTGGCGAATCGGCGTTCTCCATGTTCATGGCAGCAGTCGCGCTGGCTGTCGGCGCGATTCCCGAGGGACTGCCGGCAGCGATGACCATCACACTGGCCATCGGCGTTTCGCGCATGGCCAAACGACGGGCCATCATCCGCAAGCTGCCGGCGGTTGAAACCCTGGGCAGCGCAACCGTCATTTGTTCGGACAAGACCGGCACGCTGACCGAGAACCAAATGACGGTGCGCGAAATCTATGCCGGTGGCGTGCGAACGACCGTCAGCGGTAGTGGCTATGCGCCAAACGGCAAGATCGGGGAGGGCCAACAGATCGACGGCGCCTTGCGGGAATGCTTGCTGGCCGGCGTGCTCTGCAACGACGCCGAACTCTGCAAGAACAACCGGCACTGGGAAGTGGTCGGCGACCCTACCGAAGGTGCCCTGTTGGTGGTTGCCCGCAAGGCCGGGCTCGACGAGCGGACCTTGCAGAAGCTGTTTCCACGCATCGATGAAATCCCGTTCGATTCTGCACGCCAATACATGGCGACCCGTCATGAGATCCAGGGCGTGCACTTTGCTTATTTCAAGGGTGCGCTCGAACGCTTGCTGCCACGCTCGGTCAGTATGCTCGATTGCGAGGGCCTGACGATACCACTGCGCAACGACGAGATCGAACTGGCGGCCAGCAGCATGGCCGCGGAGGGCTTGCGGGTACTCGCCGTGGCGCGCCTCGTCATTGGCGCGGCGTGCTCGCTCGATGCCGCCAGTGCCGGTACCGGGCTGCAATTCATCGGCCTTCTGGGAATGGTCGATCCACCCCGCCCGAAGGCGATCACCGCTGTCAAAGCCTGTCACCGAGCCGGTATTGTGGTCAAGATGATCACCGGCGACCATGCCGGCACGGCACTCTCGATTGCCCGGCAAGTGGGGATTGCCAAGGCCGGCGAGCGTGCCCTCACGGGTCGCGAGTTGGCGGCGCTCGACGACGAAGCACTGCGCGGCGTACTGCGGACGGTGAACGTTTATGCGCGCGTCGAACCCGAGCAGAAGCTGCGCCTGGTACGTGCGCTGCAGGCCAACGGCGAAATCGTGGCGATGACCGGTGACGGGGTCAACGACGCGCCGGCCCTCAAGCAGGCCAACATCGGCATTGCCATGGGATTGGCAGGTACCGAGGTCGCCAAGGATGCAGCCGATATGGTGCTCACCGACGACGATTTTGCTGCCATCGAAGCGGCGGTCGAGGAAGGTCGCGGGGTCTACGACAATCTGGTGAAGTTCATCACCTGGACGCTACCCACCAATTTCGGCGAAGGCCTGGTGATCATGGCCGCGATCGTCGCCGGCGCGACCTTGCCGATCACGCCTTTGCAGATTCTCTGGATCAACATGACGACGGCGGTCTTTCTCGGCCTGATGCTGGCCTTCGAGCCGATCGAACACGCCGTTATGCACCGCCCACCGCGGCCGCCGGAAACCCCGATTCTCGATGCGGCGCTGGTCTGGCGGATTGTCCTGGTGAGTGTGCTGCTGCTGGCGGGTTCCTTTGGACTGTTCTTGCGCGAACTGGCACAGGGGCATTCGCTTGCCGAGGCACGTACCGTCGCGGTCAACGTCTTCGTCGTCGTCGAGACGATGTACCTCTTCAACTGTCGTTCGCTGACGCGCTCTGCACGGCGTGTCGGCCTGTTCTCGAATCGTGCGCTGTGGTATGGCGTGCTGATCATGGTCCTCCTGCAGATCTCATTGACTTACCTGCCGCTGATGAATCGCCTGTTCGCCACCGCAGCGATCGGCTGGCTGGAGTGGCTGGAGATTCTTTCCGTCGGCTTGCTCGCCTATCTCGTCGTGGGCATTGACAAGCAGGTGCGCGGGCATCGCTGA
- a CDS encoding CBS domain-containing protein, producing MAEEGQYFRPVKDFCQRIVVTCEPDDALVDVVGTMREKNISSVVVCENHLPSGIMTDRDLRNKVVAAGTDPSTLAVRAIMNRPLSVIGENDLLYEALYRMSRERIHRLVVVDGQGKLSGIITDSDIIRLQSHSPHQLVLDIENARDLEELKTVYTRIQDLVLHLSGSGTKTRDVVRMIAHLNDQILLRLIALIRQDRFSDLPERFAFVVLGSEGRGEQTLLTDQDNAIIYGDELGPGEIRKIEDFSQVLIDSLIAIGIPPCTGGIMANNKEWRRSLGKWSDQLDRWLQAPTPNHVLSCGTFVDIRTIYGDPSFEEQLKAQVYKHVQRNELFLMRMVENTLRFAPPIGWFGKIKGEKDGEHSGMLEIKKAGIFALSEGVKALAIQAGKLEGSTHQRLEALLRDKVVNKKMVATIAESFDFLVLMRLRGQVEALSEGRTPDNYIQLERLNMMEFGRLQIALKGVVKFQEFIKGHFKLHLLR from the coding sequence ATGGCTGAAGAAGGTCAGTATTTTCGCCCGGTAAAGGATTTCTGCCAGCGCATCGTGGTCACCTGCGAACCGGATGATGCACTGGTCGATGTGGTCGGAACCATGCGGGAGAAGAACATCTCCAGCGTCGTGGTCTGTGAAAACCATCTGCCAAGCGGCATCATGACCGACCGTGACCTGCGCAACAAGGTTGTCGCTGCGGGCACCGATCCGTCTACGCTGGCCGTCCGGGCGATCATGAACCGCCCATTGTCGGTGATTGGCGAGAACGATCTGCTCTACGAAGCCCTGTATCGGATGTCACGCGAGCGGATCCATCGTCTGGTGGTCGTCGACGGCCAGGGCAAGCTCTCGGGGATCATCACCGACAGTGACATCATCCGCCTGCAATCGCACTCCCCGCATCAACTGGTACTCGACATCGAGAATGCCCGAGACCTCGAAGAACTGAAAACGGTTTACACGAGAATCCAGGACCTGGTCCTTCATCTCAGCGGCAGCGGCACCAAGACGCGCGACGTGGTGCGCATGATTGCCCATCTTAACGACCAGATTCTCCTGCGCCTGATTGCCCTCATTCGCCAGGATCGCTTCTCCGACCTGCCGGAACGTTTTGCCTTTGTCGTGCTCGGTAGTGAGGGGCGCGGTGAACAGACCTTACTCACCGATCAGGACAATGCCATCATCTATGGTGATGAACTCGGGCCTGGCGAGATCCGGAAGATTGAAGATTTCTCGCAGGTACTGATCGATTCGCTGATTGCTATCGGCATTCCCCCCTGCACGGGCGGGATCATGGCCAACAACAAGGAGTGGCGACGCAGCCTCGGCAAGTGGAGCGATCAACTCGACCGCTGGTTACAGGCGCCCACTCCGAACCACGTCCTCAGTTGTGGCACTTTTGTCGACATTCGCACCATCTACGGCGACCCCTCCTTTGAGGAGCAACTCAAGGCGCAGGTCTACAAGCACGTGCAGCGAAACGAATTGTTCCTGATGCGCATGGTCGAGAACACACTGCGCTTTGCCCCCCCGATCGGCTGGTTTGGCAAGATCAAGGGTGAGAAGGACGGGGAGCACTCGGGCATGCTGGAGATCAAGAAAGCCGGCATCTTTGCGCTGTCCGAGGGCGTCAAGGCGCTCGCGATTCAGGCCGGCAAGCTGGAGGGCAGCACCCATCAACGCCTGGAAGCACTGCTCAGGGACAAGGTGGTCAACAAGAAAATGGTGGCCACCATTGCCGAGAGCTTCGACTTTCTGGTCTTGATGCGCCTGCGCGGGCAGGTGGAAGCTCTGAGCGAAGGGCGCACGCCCGACAACTACATTCAGCTCGAGCGGTTGAACATGATGGAGTTCGGCAGGCTGCAAATCGCCTTGAAAGGCGTCGTAAAATTCCAGGAGTTCATAAAGGGCCATTTCAAGCTGCATCTGCTCAGATGA
- a CDS encoding MBL fold metallo-hydrolase: MSVPVCLVPGHGSQRAGFASLLAALIAALLLFSSNLAGAASALQKTQVPGYYRAMVGAFEITALYDGYIDLDSKLLKNASEQEIRSLLARLFVKGPQMQTAVNAYLINTGQQLVLVDTGAAKKFGPSLGYLIDNLKAAGYDPAQVDAVLITHLHGDHVNGLVTPEGKPAFANAEIWSAKADNDFWLSSEVAAKAPQDAQPFFKMAQDAAAPYQQMGKWKVFAADGEIVPGIRSVAAPGHTPGHSAYLVASNGQQLLIWGDLVHSHSVQFSRPEVVIEFDVNKKQAIATRKAMFARTAKEKVLVAGMHLPFPGIGHVRSERKGYAWVPIEFGPIRE, encoded by the coding sequence ATGTCAGTTCCAGTTTGTCTCGTGCCGGGCCACGGCAGTCAGCGCGCCGGTTTCGCCTCGCTTCTTGCCGCGCTCATCGCCGCCCTGCTGCTCTTCAGCTCCAACCTTGCAGGCGCGGCGTCAGCGCTGCAGAAGACCCAGGTGCCTGGCTACTACCGGGCGATGGTCGGCGCTTTCGAGATCACCGCGCTGTATGATGGATACATAGATCTCGACAGCAAGCTGCTGAAGAACGCCAGCGAACAGGAGATCCGGAGCCTGTTGGCACGCCTCTTCGTCAAGGGCCCGCAGATGCAGACCGCGGTCAACGCCTACCTGATCAACACCGGCCAGCAGCTCGTGCTCGTCGATACCGGTGCTGCCAAGAAGTTTGGCCCCTCACTCGGCTACCTTATCGATAACCTCAAGGCCGCCGGCTACGATCCGGCACAGGTCGATGCGGTGCTGATCACCCACCTGCACGGCGACCACGTCAATGGACTCGTCACTCCCGAGGGCAAACCGGCCTTCGCCAACGCCGAGATCTGGTCGGCCAAGGCCGACAATGACTTCTGGTTGAGCAGCGAGGTTGCCGCCAAGGCACCACAGGATGCACAGCCCTTCTTCAAGATGGCACAGGACGCCGCCGCACCCTACCAGCAAATGGGCAAATGGAAAGTCTTCGCCGCCGATGGCGAGATTGTTCCCGGCATCAGAAGTGTCGCCGCTCCCGGCCATACTCCCGGGCACAGCGCCTACCTGGTTGCCTCGAACGGTCAGCAACTGCTGATCTGGGGCGACCTTGTACATAGTCACTCGGTACAGTTCTCGCGTCCCGAAGTCGTCATCGAGTTCGATGTCAACAAGAAACAGGCAATCGCCACGCGCAAGGCAATGTTCGCTCGAACGGCCAAGGAAAAGGTGCTGGTCGCCGGCATGCACCTGCCCTTCCCCGGCATTGGCCACGTCCGCAGCGAAAGGAAAGGCTACGCCTGGGTGCCGATCGAGTTCGGGCCGATCCGCGAGTAG